One region of Lathamus discolor isolate bLatDis1 chromosome 2, bLatDis1.hap1, whole genome shotgun sequence genomic DNA includes:
- the NEUROD6 gene encoding neurogenic differentiation factor 6 → MLTLPFDESVVMPESQMCRKFPRESDDQKQMKNPESFSKQIVLRGKNIKRSPGEDTEKEEEEEEREEEDENGLPRRRGLRKKKTSKIRMERIKFRRQEANARERNRMHGLNDALDNLRKVVPCYSKTQKLSKIETLRLAKNYIWALSEILRIGKRPDLLTFVQNLCKGLSQPTTNLVAGCLQLNARSFLMGQAGEGAHHTRSPYSTFYPPYHSPELGTPPGHGTLDNSKSMKPYNYCSAYESFYESTSPECASPQFEGPLSPPPINYNGIFSLKQEESLDYGKNYNYGMHYCAVPPRGPLGQSSMFRLPTESHFPYDLHLRSQSLTMQDELNAVFHN, encoded by the coding sequence ATGTTAACACTACCGTTTGATGAGTCTGTTGTAATGCCAGAATCCCAGATGTGTAGAAAGTTTCCCAGAGAAAGTGATGaccaaaagcaaatgaagaacccagaaagcttttcaaagcaaatcGTGCTCCGAGGAAAGAATATTAAAAGATCTCCTGGAGAAgacacagaaaaagaggaagaggaggaagagagagaagaggaggaTGAGAATGGCTTGCCTAGGCGAAGAGGCCTtcggaaaaaaaagacaagcaaGATAAGGATGGAAAGGATCAAATTCAGGCGACAAGAAGCCAATGCAAGAGAGAGAAACCGGATGCACGGCCTTAACGACGCCCTGGACAATTTAAGGAAAGTGGTCCCTTGTTATTCTAAAACACAAAAACTGTCCAAAATAGAAACTTTGAGACTAGCCAAGAACTACATTTGGGCTCTTTCTGAGATCCTGCGAATTGGCAAGAGACCCGACCTGCTCACCTTCGTCCAAAACTTGTGCAAGGGTCTGTCCCAGCCAACGACAAACTTGGTGGCGGGATGCCTGCAGCTGAATGCCAGAAGTTTCCTGATGGGCCAGGCGGGCGAAGGCGCCCATCACACCCGCTCGCCCTACTCCACCTTCTACCCCCCCTACCACAGCCCCGAGCTTGGCACCCCCCCGGGGCATGGGACTCTTGACAACTCCAAGTCCATGAAACCTTACAATTACTGCAGCGCTTACGAGTCCTTCTATGAAAGCACTTCCCCTGAGTGCGCCAGCCCACAGTTTGAAGGTCCCTTAAGTCCTCCCCCAATTAACTATAATGGGATATTTTCCCTGAAGCAAGAAGAAAGCTTGGACTATGGCAAAAATTACAATTACGGCATGCATTACTGTGCAGTGCCACCCAGGGGTCCCCTTGGGCAGAGCTCTATGTTCAGGTTGCCTACAGAGAGCCACTTCCCTTACGACTTACATCTGCGCAGCCAGTCTCTCACCATGCAAGATgaattaaatgcagtttttcataattaa